From Aspergillus luchuensis IFO 4308 DNA, chromosome 2, nearly complete sequence:
TCAATAtaccaaatccaccacacCATACCCACATCCCATCCCGGATACAGACAGTCTATCCATCGCATATACACTGGATCTATGTCCTACCCGAACAAAGTGTTGAAATCCTCCTTTTCAGCCTCAACTTCGCGCTCCGAGTccgcatcaccatcactttCCTGCACCTTAACCTTTGCTGGAGGTGATAAACGATGTTTCGGACTCTTCGCtgcatgatgctgatgctgattcTGCtcactttccttcttctctccttgtgacgcctctttctcctcaacTTCGAACCCTGAAGCCTTCAAGGTAGCCTTAAGTTGTTCCATTCTTTGGACCAGTTGATCACGCAGTTTTTCGAGCTTGGTTACCTGCAGATCCAGATTATCGGAAATATCGTCCATGTGATCCAACAATGGACTGGTCTGGGAAGATAAGAAGTCGTCGACGTCCTGAGACAGTCCTTTCAGTATTCTCTTCAAATCTTGATCAAGGCAGTCCAGATCCTCGGGGCTAAATGAtcttgatggggaagacatggtggtgaggttgcTGCTAATGCTGGGGGATGAGTATCGTGAATAAGTGACCAAGTTACACAATATGATCTCTATAACAGAAGATTTAGGAGGAGATAACAATCATATTTATGTTCCTGAAAGACCATCACCTAATATCATCCTAAATCCATAAATACCCCTATCCGCGGAACATTCCAATCACCCCCCAATTTACCAATATCATatcaaaccaccatccccaaaaCCGAACCCGGAACTTCCCACcaacctccaaacccaacaaaGACCACTGCAATACTACCTACCCACTTACTactcatcatccccctccccggCATCCAACCCACAAGAAAGTAAACTCTCCGCCTCACTCTCCCCACCACTTCCCACCAAACTCTCGGGATACTCCACGCGAcaacaagcgcaagcgcaCGCACACCCAGACCTACACTCGCACTCACTCCCATCCAGACTCGGATCAATTTCCACCTCCGTCTCGGAAttgctctcctcctcactttcCGTCTCGGACTCGGTACTTCCCTCAGTGTGTGCCTGTTTTccgttttccttcttctggaCTCCGTTTGGTTTGTCCGGAATGTAAAGTGGTTCCAGTTCCTTTCCATACCCATATGACCACATCGGTCCGGAACATTCGGCATCTGCCTCCACAGCGTCATCGATCACTTTGTCCCATATGTCTCTACACTTGTCCTTCAGGGTCCGGGAACAGCCCTGCTCGGTCATCTTTGACATGTAGATTTTGCGCACTTGGCCGAGTGAGGAGGTCGAGATGCAGGGTTTGCGGGGGTGTTTGTTGGTCATGAcgatggtggtagtagctTTGGTGGGGTGCGATGGGAGGGATGAATGGAGGTGGTAGGGTCGGAGGCGTGGTGTTGATTTGCGGTTTGcccccctcctttttttgcctttttttttttttgggttTAGTTCAATGTAGTTGAAGTAGatagaaggaagaaagaggcccTAGAAAGGATCGAAGATGGGAAGAGGGCAAACGTGGCACCTGTGGAGTACGAAAGACTGACGGAGAAAGGAGGATGGGACACGAAACGTCAAAAGGTCGTCAGTTTGAGTTTCTCTGGATTGGGATTGTGTTGCTACCTAACAGGGTGATTGAGGTACCTGTGGTAATTGCTCGGCGATAGTGAATGGGCTAATATTAGTCGTTATAGCGGGTCATTTTACAAGAGAAGGGTGCACGCTCGGGGTAAAAGGAAGATAGAGCTGCGTGAACGGATGCATAGTATTAAAATTTCTCCCGACCACATCTAAAAAACGGAACGCACCACCTCTCCCAAAAACTCACTGGCTCTAGCATACATCTGTAAGCGATGGGCTGAAATCGGGCCAGAATCCCATCGCCGTAGGACAAAGTAGAAGGAAATGGGAACCTCCAACGTCTCACTGTCTCGATGGATGGACGGCTGTTGGCGTAGGCTCGAGTTGCATAGGGCTGAACCGTATCAGGATGGTAGACGTTGGGAATATCATCTATGTCGGATGATACCCCGTCCTATATCGACGTGTCTGGAAAATAAGCATGAAATAGTCGGACTTATCTTCTGGCGTTAGGGCAGGGGCACGTGCGGCAGTATCCGCGGGGGTTCTTGGCGATCAATTTGTCGAACCGTTGATGAACAGGCGCATGGGCATTGGGAGGTCTCCGATTGCCGCGTTGGGTCGTATCCATCATGCCACTCAAGGCTTCAAAGGGCCACAACAAACAAACGAACAAGCAATCTCAACAACAAGCACCAGGTAAAATCATTACTTGCAAGAAATGCAAGAACTTTTGGAACAGTATATACAGAACAACGAGCAAGTCAACAATCTCCCACAACAGGCAGAACCTCATGTGAAGAGAAACCTTCCTACATATGGGCCACTAAACAAATCTCTGGTTGCTGGGGCATCGATCCGATCGGTCCATTGTCGCAAGGGAAATTCGGCACACGCACGGGCTTCGAATTGTCGCTACAGGGCTTCGTTCAACGGAGGTCGCTAAGGGATGGTATCCAAATGGGGGATTAGTAGTCACGTGGCGCAGGGGAAATCCAATACTCGCTGGGATGGCCGGTTGTCGCAAGGGATCCAATGGGTGGGTGAAGGGCTTCGTATGGGGATGTTATGTCGCTGGGTATATAACAGGCGCTGGGTATAGATTGCTGCGGGGCTCGCTTGGGTCGGCATATGGGCTGTCGCTCAAGGGATCGTTTCGTACACGGGCTTGTTGCAGGGGTTCGCTCGGGCATCATGTCGCGGGGGTAGATATAATAATGCGGGTGTGTCGAAGAGCGCCTCGGGCAAACACAATGGCCGTCCATCAGTTCTCTCGTCCGTCCTTATCCGATTTGGCGTCGCCGGGTAGGTTGCTTTCGGAGGCTGAATCTGCTACAACTGCTTCGGTAATAGGGCCATGGTAGAAGCGCTTGCCGCTGATGAACCAGTAAACCAGCGCAAACAGCAAGACAAACACCAAGAACACACAGGCATAGTTCATCTGAGGGAGGGTGATTTGGTCAGCCCAAAGAGAGCACGGGTATGCAATCATTTCCACTTACGTTGTCAGGGGTCACAGGACGGTCCGTGGGAAGTACGAAAATAATGCTGACGAAGAGCGTCCAGAGGCAGGCCCAGGCATTTACAAACTTGCTGAAGATGCCCATGTGCCAAGGTCCGGGTCTGAATTGACCAAACAGCAATTTGCACAGAACGGGGATGCAATAACTCCAGTCAAGAGCGATGGAGCAGAGGGTGAACACGGCATCAACTGCCGTGTAGGAGCCCAGAGCGATAAGATTGATGGCAATGcagaagaaaacagagaTCCAGACCGCATAGAGGGGAGTGCCAGTCATGGGAGATACCTTGACCCAGACGTTGGAAAAGGGAAGCATGCGGTCAcgggaaaaggcaaagacaGTTCGGCCTAGCGACTGCATGGCTGTGAAGGTGACAAACTTGATAATGAGCAGAGCAGAaacggtgaagaagatggcgccACCCTTGCCAAGGCTGTTATAGAAGATCTGTGCGACTGGCTGTTCCATCTTGGAGTTAAGGATAGCGTTCGGGTCACCCATGCAGAAGCATAGAACGATGTTGAACAGGAAGCCAGCCAGATAAGTGAACAGCATAGCCATTGAAATCGCCCAAGGCGCCTTAATCTCAGGGTTGCTGATCTCCTCGGTAATATGAGCCGTGGCATCATAGTCCGTCATGGTCCAGCTGACTGACAGGAAGCCAAACAGCCAACTGAAACCGATGGGCTGCCAACCAGAGGTCGACTCGACATGAGTGAAGACGTACGAGGCATCGTGTTTGTCGTCGGTCATGACCAGAAGAGCAATAGCACAAGCTACGAGGACGCAGACGTGAAAGATGACATAGAACTTGGTCATCTTTTCCATCCAGTATGTAGACAGAGAGTTAACCAGACCGGTAATGAAGGTCAAAGCAGCCATCACACCAACGGTCGTTGTGGTTTTGATCTCGTAGTTGTCCATTCCCTTGCACATCGAGACAATGGCCAGGAGCATCTGCGCACCGCCATACTCGGATGAGGCCACGCCACAGATCTGGCCAAGAAAGTTCAACCAACCGGTCACCCTAGACAGTATCAACATTCATCCTCTGAAGCAAAATCATCAGTGTATTTATACCAACTGATCGACGGAACCCAATCATGTGGAGCAAGTCTCGAGATCGTAAAGTACCTGTCGCTTGGGGTCAGCAGCCGTCGTCCCGAGCGAACGGTGAAACTTACAGGCCTCCAGAGGTCGGGTAGGCAGATACAAGCTCAGCAACCGAAAGCTGCAATATGTTTCATCAGCCTCCGCACAGCGTATTGTTATATTGGACTACCCACCGCGATACACATGCACCCAGCTCCCGAAACAAGCCAACACCATACCACCGCGCTGCTTCCTCCCGCCTCGAGAGGGTAGGACATGGTGGTCATAATGGTTGCGAACAGACCACTGATACTGACTGCGAACGAAAAAGTGGAGAGATAACCGAACTCTCGCTTGAAGACGGGCTTGTAACCAAACTCTGCGGCGAGTTGAGTGTCGGCCTGATTCGTACCGGCGATGCGGACTTTCTCGAGTTCGGCGCCGTCAGTCTCCATGGCTGGGTTCGCAGCTGCTTTGATGTCTGCCATGATTACTTGTCGATTATGCAGCGTGGTTGAGGCAAAATAGACAGGGCAGGCTGAGTTAGGAGGCGTTAACTggcagaaaataaagaaaacgAAAAAAAGTTTTAAGAGAAACCGAAAAGATTTTAAAGGTGCATGCAAGGCGTCAGCAACAATAAATTCGGTCTAAGATATATCCGGTTTAGTCCCATATCGGCAAGACCAAGTTGCGCGTCGGTGGGACGAGTTATAACGAAGCTCAATGGTCAAGCGACGCAGCGACCTGGTAAGCTTCGCCGGCGGGTCGTATAGAAGGCCGCTACGGCGAACTGGCGTCCCGGAGTTGCCCCTCTATCTACCTATTCCACGGAGTCGAGGCACAGGAACATGGACAAGTGGACTCGAGTGGATCACCATGACATCCCGTCTGCGATTCCTGGCTGTTTCGCGGGACAGCTTTCCTACACCCAGTTTAGCGGGTGCACCGGACCTTGAATCCAACGCCTCCCCAATGGCCAGCCGTCCCCCGCCGGCGCTCATTTCCCAGAGGCTCTCCTCGTCTATCGGTGCCCCTGATTGGTGTTATCCGTTAGCCACGACGCCACGTGGGACCCCCGATACCGCTGATGTCATCGCACGGGCCTGGGGTCCTCTGGTGACTCGGCTAACATGCCTAGTTTGGTGATAATAGAAGCCATTGGAAAGGCAGAGCAAATTGCATGTGCGCGGTGACTGAGTCGTATGAATCGTGGTTGCGAATTTACGTGATTCTCTCAGGTAACCTTGCTGAGAATAGGGGAGAGACAGAGGCAGTCTAGCGCAGCGAAGGCATTAATCGGGCCGAATGTCTTGGTGGGACACTGTTGGATTACCTAACTGGCTTATCTTGCAGCTGGGAAATGCCATTGGCGGACTCTCCGATAGGAGTGCGTCTTGGCTGCAGTGATGGAAAGGCTTGTCTTACTGGCCAGATAAGGTGTCGGGGCCGTATCTTTCCGATGCTGACAGTGACTGACGGACACAGTAGGGATGAGCATTCTTTGAACCAGCACTCCCCTGTCACGTGCAAGGGTACCGGAACAGGCAAGGTTTTCCAGGATGCCTTGCCAGCCAGCCGTGTGTATAGTCCGGCCATGTTATACCCTTACACTATCCCAACAACAGACTGGTCGATATTGTCTAAGGTTTCATCGACATAGTGTCTGGAAATTATCACTCTATCGGGAAGGATTAGCTATGGTCCCTGATAGAACAGCAGTGCTTATCTGTAATTTTCTGGTCCGCGACCGTGCCTTCGACCCTCAGTTTATCAAGCCCCGACAGTAGTCTGCAGGCCCATTGGTTGATACCAGCAATGAGCAGGTACTCGTATGATCAGCGACCCGGCTAGATCGGTTTGCTTGCCCGTGTTCCGTCTGAAGCGCCTCAACATTTTGCGATGTACTCCACATGGGACGGTCCGTCGTCCCTGGCCAGGAGCGGGGACGGGGAAGCTTGCTGTATGAGACTTTGGTCGGAGATCTCGTAGATAACGAATATCGATTGAGGGATATGGTTATCGATCAGAGATAGCATGAGATGTGATTAGACGATGACAAGTGTCTTGACAGACGATAAATTGGTAACGATGAGTTGATGGCAAGATTATGGATagagagatgagatgaggtgGAACTGGCAGGAACTCGGTCACCTGAGACGGCGTGACTTCTACAAACTCCCCAAACCTCTACACGGTCCCCAAACTCATTACTATACGCTAGAACATGTTGTCCGACGGGAGTACTTGCGAATTGCATTTGCCCCAGTTATGCTATCATGGATGATTTGCGACCATATGAAAATAGTGCTAGGACCCGAAACGGTGTCTAGAGCAACCGCAACCTCTTCGCAAGCAAGCAGCAAACCACGACAAATGCACACATGCACCCTATGATACCAAAGAACCATCCAAGATTTTCTACATTCTGTCCAGGCACCTCGACGTTCATACCAAACAACCCAGTGACCATATGCAAGGGCACAAAGATTGTCGCCAGGATGGTCACCTTACTCAAGACTGCATTGACATCGTAACTC
This genomic window contains:
- a CDS encoding uncharacterized protein (COG:E;~EggNog:ENOG410PFIU;~InterPro:IPR002293;~PFAM:PF00324,PF13520;~TransMembrane:11 (o48-70i82-102o177-198i205-224o244-263i284-306o326-350i389-409o415-437i449-470o482-502i);~go_component: GO:0016020 - membrane [Evidence IEA];~go_function: GO:0022857 - transmembrane transporter activity [Evidence IEA];~go_process: GO:0055085 - transmembrane transport [Evidence IEA]); the encoded protein is MADIKAAANPAMETDGAELEKVRIAGTNQADTQLAAEFGYKPVFKREFGYLSTFSFAVSISGLFATIMTTMSYPLEAGGSSAVVWCWLVSGAGCMCIALSVAELVSAYPTSGGLYFTISRLAPHDWVPSISWVTGWLNFLGQICGVASSEYGGAQMLLAIVSMCKGMDNYEIKTTTTVGVMAALTFITGLVNSLSTYWMEKMTKFYVIFHVCVLVACAIALLVMTDDKHDASYVFTHVESTSGWQPIGFSWLFGFLSVSWTMTDYDATAHITEEISNPEIKAPWAISMAMLFTYLAGFLFNIVLCFCMGDPNAILNSKMEQPVAQIFYNSLGKGGAIFFTVSALLIIKFVTFTAMQSLGRTVFAFSRDRMLPFSNVWVKVSPMTGTPLYAVWISVFFCIAINLIALGSYTAVDAVFTLCSIALDWSYCIPVLCKLLFGQFRPGPWHMGIFSKFVNAWACLWTLFVSIIFVLPTDRPVTPDNMNYACVFLVFVLLFALVYWFISGKRFYHGPITEAVVADSASESNLPGDAKSDKDGREN